The Chryseobacterium aureum genome contains a region encoding:
- a CDS encoding cupin domain-containing protein: MNKIPRRIVTGEKDGKSVIIEDLQVENAVEHFPGLIISDVWNTQTMPASLHFETGIPNTGFPQTPKNGTYFRYVVIPPDKDLGVEWKKNEPHPMMHKTPTLDYIVILSGELYLIMEEGETLLKPGDIVIQRGTNHAWSNRSDQPCIQLAVLIDANI, encoded by the coding sequence ATGAACAAAATACCAAGACGAATTGTAACAGGAGAAAAAGACGGAAAATCTGTTATTATAGAAGATTTACAGGTAGAAAACGCTGTAGAACATTTTCCGGGACTCATCATTTCAGATGTGTGGAATACTCAGACCATGCCGGCCAGCCTGCATTTTGAAACCGGAATTCCCAATACCGGTTTTCCACAAACGCCTAAAAATGGCACCTATTTCAGATATGTAGTAATTCCTCCTGATAAGGATTTAGGGGTGGAATGGAAAAAAAATGAACCCCACCCCATGATGCATAAAACGCCAACACTGGATTATATCGTTATTCTTTCCGGTGAACTCTATCTCATCATGGAAGAAGGGGAAACGCTTCTGAAACCGGGTGACATCGTCATTCAGAGAGGAACGAATCATGCATGGAGCAATCGCTCTGATCAACCTTGTATTCAGCTGGCTGTTTTGATCGATGCAAACATTTAA
- a CDS encoding thioredoxin fold domain-containing protein encodes MKKLALFLMLVPCFYLSQMKTGTFSDLEIWQKENPKPVVIHLYTEWCAVCKIESFRMGKDQELVDMMNEHFYFVNFEAEKTKEKIHFQHRDFEYLQNGNSGIHELALALSKNKNQPVYPVWIFLDQHQNLVYYQEGQMTPEKMKQKLLEISAL; translated from the coding sequence ATGAAAAAATTAGCTTTATTTTTAATGTTAGTGCCTTGTTTTTATCTGTCTCAGATGAAGACAGGCACTTTTTCTGATCTTGAGATTTGGCAGAAAGAAAATCCGAAACCGGTTGTAATCCATCTGTATACCGAATGGTGTGCGGTCTGTAAAATTGAGTCTTTCCGTATGGGCAAAGATCAAGAGCTTGTTGATATGATGAATGAACATTTTTATTTTGTCAATTTCGAGGCAGAAAAAACGAAAGAAAAAATTCATTTCCAGCATCGGGATTTTGAATATCTGCAGAATGGAAATTCCGGGATTCATGAGTTGGCGCTGGCATTATCTAAAAATAAAAATCAGCCGGTTTATCCTGTATGGATATTTCTGGATCAGCATCAGAATCTGGTGTATTATCAGGAAGGGCAGATGACGCCTGAAAAAATGAAGCAGAAGCTGTTGGAGATTTCTGCTTTGTAA